The following proteins are encoded in a genomic region of Vidua macroura isolate BioBank_ID:100142 chromosome 10, ASM2450914v1, whole genome shotgun sequence:
- the RASA2 gene encoding ras GTPase-activating protein 2 encodes MAAGDGGDEVRVLQNLRGKIYDAKHLVPNKMRDFFCTINLDQEEVFRTQVVEKSLSPYFGEEFYFEIPRTFQWLSFYIYDKSVLQKDLRIGKVSIKKEDLCNYTGKENWFMLQPVDSNSEVQGKVHLELKLNELITDNGSVCQQLVVHIKECHGLPLINGQNCDPYATVSLVGPSRNDQKKTKVKKKTSNPQFNETFYFEVTRSSSYTKKSQFQVEEEDIEKLEVRVDLWNNGNLVQDIFLGEIKVPVKVLRNDSFQAWYLLQPRENGNKSSKTDDLGSLRLNICYTEDCVLPSEYYTSLRNLLLKSSDVQPVSASAAYILSEVCRDKYDAVLPLVRLFLHHHKLVPFVAAVAELDLKDTQEANTIFRGNSLATRCVDEMMKIVGKHYLKVTLKPVIDEICESPKPCEIDPIKLREGDNVEINMENLRYYVDKVFREIVRSSISCPTLMCDVFYSLRHLAAKRFPNDPHVQYSAVSSFVFLRFFAVAVVSPHTFHLRPHHPDAQTSRTLTLISKAIQTLGSWGSLTKSKLSSFKETFMCEFFKTFQEEKFTESVKKFLDDVSSTESKEPSGVSEPVHLKEGEMYKRAQGRTRIGKKNFKKRWFCLTSREFTYHKQQDKEPIFTIPIKNILAVEKLDESSFNKKNMFQVLHGEKPLYIQANNCVEASEWIEALCRVTRCNQKRLSFYHPSAFLNGNWLCCKATTESTEGCARCTADVPADTQIEIDGDRETERIYSLFTINRSKLQKLEEACGSIAVYQGPRKEPDDYSNFTIEDSVATFHTLQQIIDIVEKLNESHEKYQKKRSSSAKYGSEENPIVGKVS; translated from the exons atgACGCCAAACACTTAGTACCCAACAAAATGAGAGACTTCTTCTGTACCATAAACTTGGACCAAGAAGAAGTTTTTCGTACACAGGTAGTTGAAAAATCTTTAAG tcCTTATTTTGGAGAGGAGTTTTACTTTGAGATTCCAAGAACATTCCAATGGTTGTCCTTCTACATTTATGATAAAAGTGTTTTACAAAAGGACCTGCGTATAG GAAAGGTGTCAATCAAAAAAGAAGATTTATGCAACTACACAGGAAAAGAGAACTGGTTTATGCTTCAACCTGTTGATTCTAATTCAGAGGTTCAG ggaaaagttCACCTTGAATTAAAACTGAACGAACTGATAACAGACAATGGATCTGTGTGCCAGCAACTAGTAGTACA CATAAAGGAGTGCCATGGGTTACCTCTTATAAACGGACAGAATTGTGATCCTTATGCAACAGTCTCTCTTGTGGGTCCTTCCAG GAATGACCAAAAGAAGACCAAAgttaagaagaaaacaagcaatCCGCAGtttaatgaaacattttattttgag GTAACCAGGTCCAGCAGTTACACCAAAAAGTCCCAGTTTCAGGTGGAAGAAGAAGATATTGAGAAACTAGAAGTCAG GGTTGACCTATGGAATAATGGGAATCTGGTACAAGACATCTTTCTAGGAGAAATTAAAGTTCCTGTGAAGGTGTTAAGAAATGATTCCTTTCAAGCATG GTACTTACTTCAGccaagagaaaatggaaacaagTCTTCTAAAACTGATGATTTGGGATCACTTAGATTAAATATCTGTTACACTGAAGACTGTGTACTTCCATCTGAGTACTACACTTCTCTAAGGAATCTGCTGCTAAAATCTTCAGATGTTCAG CCTGTTTCTGCATCTGCTGCCTACATTCTGAGTGAAGTGTGTCGAGACAAGTACGatgctgtgctgcctctggTACGGCTCTTCCTGCACCACCATAAGCTGGTTCCCTTTGTTGCAGCAGTGGCAGAACTAGATCTGAAGGACACCCA agAAGCAAACACAATCTTCAGAGGCAACTCATTAGCAACTCGGTGTGTAGATGAAATGATGAAAATAGTGGGGAAGCACTACCTAAAGGTTACTTTGAAACCTGTTATTGATGAG atATGTGAGTCTCCTAAACCCTGTGAAATAGATCCCATCAAATTAAGAGAGGGGGATAATGTGGAAATTAATATG GAAAATCTCCGATATTACGTGGACAAAGTGTTCCGTGAAATAGTGCGGTCAAGTATCAGTTGTCCTACACTAATGTGTGATGTTTTTTATTCCTTGAGGCATCTGGCTGCCAAAAGATTTCCAA ATGACCCTCATGTACAGTATTCTGCAGTGAGCAGCTTTGTGTTTCTTCGTTTCTTTGCTGTAGCCGTAGTCTCACCTCATACTTTTCATTTACGACCTCACCATCCA GATGCACAGACTTCTAGAACATTAACTCTTATATCAAAAGCCATCCAGACTTTGGGGAGCTGGGGAAGTTTGACCAAAAGTAAACTT TCAAGTTTCAAGGAGACATTTATGTGTGagtttttcaaaacatttcaagaagaaaaatttactGAATCTGTTAAAAAG ttcCTAGATGATGTTTCCTCTACTGAGAGTAAAGAGCCCAGTGGTGTGAGCGAGCCAGTACATCTAAAAGAAGG AGAAATGTACAAAAGAGCTCAGGGAAGGACTCGGATCGGTAAAAAGAATTTCAAGAAGCGATGGTTCTGTCTAACAAGTAGAGAATTCACATACCACAAACAGCAAG ATAAAGAACCAATTTTCACTATTCCAATCAAAAACATCCTTGCAGTGGAGAAACTTGATGAGAGCTCCTTCAACAAGAAAAAT ATGTTTCAAGTACTTCATGGAGAAAAGCCACTCTATATCCAAGCAAATAACTGTGTAGAAGCCAGTGAGTGGATAGAGGCTCTTTGCCGGGTAACGAGGTGCAACCAGAAGAGGCTGAGCTTTTACCACCCCTCTGCTTTCCTGAACGGGAACTGGCTCTGCTGCAAGGCCACCACGGAGAGCACGGAGGGCTGCGCTCGCTGCACCGC AGATGTTCCTGCTGATACTCAAATTGAGATTGATGGcgacagagagacagaaagaattTACTCACTTTTCACTATCAACAGGTCTAAACTACAGAAGCTGGAAG AGGCTTGTGGAAGTATAGCAGTCTACCAAGGTCCTCGGAAAGAACCAGATGATTATTCTAACTTCACCATAGAAGATTCTGTAGCCACTTTTCATACACTTCAGCAGATAATAGATATAGTAGAAAAGCTGAATGAATCACATGAAAAATACCAGAAGAAGAGATCATCTAGTGCCAAATATGGTAGTGA agaaaatCCGATTGTTGGAAAGGTTTCCTAA